The Noviherbaspirillum saxi genome includes a window with the following:
- a CDS encoding metal-dependent hydrolase, translating to MTDLVVRRLLIDLETPFDRHWCGGDAFRSALFNALSMSFPVGEQFFIDSVRNGFKALPPEQQEKFKAEVHGFVGQEATHRRIHALFNAHLEKQGLVNDWAPRAQKRLKLLDGVDPRHWLAITAANEHFTAIFAEWMLENHDWLDGSEARLKTMWLWHSAEESEHKSTAFDLYQGLGGTHAWRITWFRRVTLIFLGDTLRQTINNLQRDGTLWKWSTWKSAANYLFGKRGLVRQSYRPWREYLRRDFHPSQQESELSSRWLADNANAYKPVGV from the coding sequence ATGACCGACCTCGTAGTCCGCCGTCTGTTGATTGATCTGGAAACGCCGTTCGACCGCCATTGGTGCGGTGGCGATGCATTCCGATCGGCGCTGTTCAATGCCTTGTCGATGAGCTTTCCGGTCGGCGAGCAATTCTTCATCGATTCCGTACGTAACGGATTCAAGGCATTGCCGCCGGAACAGCAGGAAAAATTCAAGGCCGAGGTGCACGGGTTCGTCGGCCAGGAAGCGACGCACCGCCGCATCCATGCACTATTCAATGCACATCTCGAAAAACAGGGCCTGGTCAACGACTGGGCGCCGCGCGCGCAGAAGCGTCTGAAACTGCTGGATGGCGTCGACCCACGTCACTGGCTGGCGATCACCGCAGCCAATGAACACTTCACGGCGATATTCGCGGAATGGATGCTGGAAAATCATGACTGGCTCGATGGCAGCGAAGCCCGGCTGAAAACGATGTGGTTATGGCATAGCGCGGAAGAGTCCGAGCACAAGAGCACCGCATTTGATCTGTACCAGGGGCTGGGCGGTACCCACGCGTGGCGCATTACCTGGTTCCGCCGTGTCACCTTGATTTTCCTCGGCGATACACTGCGGCAGACCATCAACAACCTGCAGCGCGACGGCACATTGTGGAAATGGAGTACCTGGAAGAGTGCCGCGAATTATCTGTTTGGCAAGCGAGGATTGGTGCGGCAAAGTTATCGGCCGTGGCGCGAATACCTGCGTCGCGACTTCCACCCGAGCCAGCAGGAAAGCGAGCTGTCCAGCCGCTGGCTGGCTGACAACGCCAATGCATATAAGCCGGTTGGCGTTTGA
- a CDS encoding TetR/AcrR family transcriptional regulator, producing MTVAHRHRLLEGMAQAVAAKGYADTTIADIVREAAVSRRTFYEYFNTKADCLIALYTAASHNALDVLRNAIDPARPWQVQIESAIHAYFGCLAQNPVLMRTLFIEILGLGSPGLAARRQVNAEIADFMLKVINSDTGGHKRASPLTADMAIAVVGGINELVLQAIEQERVTELAQMADPAIRLIRAVTREAD from the coding sequence ATGACTGTTGCACATCGTCACCGCCTGCTGGAGGGTATGGCGCAAGCGGTGGCTGCAAAGGGATATGCAGACACCACCATTGCCGATATCGTCCGCGAGGCAGCGGTGTCGCGCCGCACGTTTTATGAATATTTCAATACCAAGGCAGACTGCCTGATCGCCCTGTATACCGCCGCCAGCCATAATGCGCTCGATGTGTTGCGCAATGCGATCGATCCGGCGCGTCCTTGGCAAGTGCAGATCGAGAGCGCGATCCACGCCTACTTCGGCTGCCTTGCGCAAAACCCGGTCCTGATGCGCACCCTGTTCATCGAAATTCTCGGCCTGGGCTCACCCGGTCTGGCCGCCCGGCGCCAGGTCAATGCTGAAATCGCCGACTTCATGCTCAAGGTCATCAACTCGGACACAGGGGGACACAAACGCGCGTCGCCATTGACGGCCGACATGGCCATTGCCGTCGTCGGTGGAATCAATGAACTTGTACTGCAGGCGATTGAACAAGAGCGTGTAACCGAGCTTGCGCAAATGGCCGATCCCGCGATTCGCCTGATCCGCGCCGTCACGCGCGAAGCCGATTGA
- a CDS encoding EAL domain-containing protein, which yields MTSFASGRSDSPLSADDVGKTGFLRRHLLVLIAWPLASLFLACALWAVTLRALNNERDLARDQAFTTASGLAGAYAAQLRHSLQQIDQMLLSLKYDWEEPQIDLNLERQRRKGLYPDSSQLYASIINSSGELVTTTVSKASQEWQGDQDYFKRHRAGMEKGLLISAPETGATQTRPLIRFSRRLQQANGAFDGVAIVTVDPAYLVTFYDESRLGRDDFVSVRRNDGPLLAAKVGQDEDAVRIFYRNDPIFPSPSGILVEPQEKFQDGQPRIVAWKKLDDFPLVALAAVSEHQAYAGYRSVERRYIGAVTVASLFLLLCAAIGMFFSTRLAWRRQQAEEIKQTYRLAVDAAREGFYMLRPILDSKGLAIDFQIEDCNERGAAMLGYRRADIIGTPLSSIYDEDFLSIALIELRRGLELGFYEADLRVDARSRIHAGWVNQRLVRSGPGLALTMRDISDAKAHEEELSTLANIDALTSLPNRHWLTRFLPRALELSADAGQGLAILFVDLDNFKNINDTLGHAAGDELLQAASIRLKSLVRASDHVVRLGGDEFTIVLEQVHKLEDVTRVARQIVKSLGEPFTIAQSSGHHVQASIGISVFPQDGSDGETLLKHADIAMYAAKAAGKGRYHFYQSHLSDSLVLRINREQALRLAIERDEFVLHYQPRVDTATGRLSSMEALVRWMHPERGLVPPLEFIPIAEDTGLILTLGRLVIEKSCAQLAQWKAQGLPVVPVSINVSALQFNEGNVREILAACMDEHGIDPSLIGVELTESCMAGDDEKVSGELDGLRSLGVKLLVDDFGTGYSSLSQLQRLNVDVLKVDRAFTVTLDHGEEGKALFKAIVSMADALDICIVAEGVETAEQLSVLQALDCDEVQGHFVSKPVPEGEMAALMLKRFLFPPAARQPAAMPI from the coding sequence ATGACCTCATTTGCATCCGGCCGCTCCGATTCACCGTTATCCGCAGACGACGTGGGCAAAACCGGATTTCTGCGCAGGCATTTGCTGGTGCTGATCGCCTGGCCCCTGGCATCCCTGTTCCTGGCCTGCGCGCTATGGGCGGTCACACTGCGGGCGTTGAACAACGAACGCGATCTGGCGCGCGACCAGGCATTTACCACTGCATCCGGACTGGCGGGAGCATATGCTGCGCAGTTGCGCCATTCGCTGCAGCAGATCGACCAGATGCTGCTGAGTCTCAAATACGATTGGGAAGAACCGCAGATCGACTTGAACCTGGAGCGGCAGCGCAGGAAAGGTTTGTATCCCGACAGTTCACAGCTGTACGCCAGCATCATCAACAGTTCCGGCGAACTCGTTACCACAACTGTTTCAAAGGCAAGCCAGGAGTGGCAAGGCGACCAGGATTACTTCAAGCGTCATCGAGCCGGGATGGAGAAAGGTTTGCTGATCAGCGCTCCTGAAACAGGTGCGACGCAGACCAGGCCGTTGATCCGGTTTTCACGCCGCTTGCAGCAAGCGAACGGTGCGTTCGACGGTGTAGCGATTGTTACCGTCGATCCGGCTTATCTGGTGACCTTCTATGACGAATCCCGGCTCGGCAGGGACGACTTTGTATCGGTGCGTCGCAATGACGGCCCTTTGCTCGCAGCCAAGGTCGGGCAGGATGAAGACGCGGTCCGCATCTTTTATCGCAACGATCCGATCTTCCCTTCCCCATCCGGCATCCTTGTGGAGCCGCAGGAAAAATTCCAGGATGGACAACCTCGCATCGTGGCTTGGAAAAAGCTCGACGACTTCCCGCTGGTCGCCCTGGCTGCCGTTTCCGAGCACCAGGCTTATGCCGGTTATCGCAGCGTGGAGCGGCGTTATATTGGCGCGGTAACCGTGGCCAGTCTGTTCCTGCTGCTGTGTGCCGCAATCGGCATGTTCTTTTCGACGCGGCTTGCTTGGCGGCGCCAGCAAGCGGAAGAAATCAAGCAAACTTACCGGCTCGCAGTCGACGCCGCGCGTGAAGGCTTTTACATGCTGCGGCCTATTCTGGATTCGAAAGGCTTGGCAATCGATTTCCAGATTGAAGACTGCAATGAACGCGGCGCCGCCATGCTCGGTTACCGGCGGGCCGACATCATCGGTACGCCATTGTCCTCGATCTATGACGAAGATTTTCTTTCGATTGCATTGATCGAGTTGCGGCGCGGGCTCGAGCTGGGTTTCTATGAAGCCGATCTGCGCGTCGACGCGCGCAGCAGAATTCACGCCGGATGGGTCAATCAGCGACTGGTCAGGTCCGGCCCTGGATTGGCGCTTACCATGCGCGATATTTCGGACGCAAAGGCACATGAAGAGGAATTGTCGACGCTGGCCAATATCGATGCGCTGACTTCCCTGCCCAACCGCCACTGGTTGACGCGCTTCCTGCCGCGCGCGCTTGAACTATCGGCCGATGCTGGTCAGGGCCTCGCGATCCTGTTCGTCGATCTCGATAATTTCAAGAACATCAACGACACGCTCGGCCATGCGGCCGGAGACGAATTGCTGCAGGCTGCCTCGATACGTCTGAAATCGCTGGTGCGCGCGAGCGATCATGTAGTGCGCCTGGGTGGCGACGAATTCACCATCGTGCTCGAACAGGTGCACAAGCTGGAAGATGTCACCCGGGTGGCGCGGCAAATCGTCAAGTCGCTGGGCGAACCGTTCACCATCGCACAGTCCAGTGGCCATCATGTACAAGCTTCTATCGGCATCAGCGTGTTTCCGCAGGATGGCAGCGATGGCGAGACCCTGCTCAAGCATGCGGATATCGCGATGTATGCCGCCAAAGCCGCCGGCAAGGGACGCTATCATTTTTACCAGTCGCATCTGTCGGACAGCCTGGTGTTGCGCATCAACCGTGAGCAGGCATTGCGGCTGGCTATTGAGCGCGATGAATTCGTACTGCACTACCAGCCGCGCGTCGATACCGCTACCGGCAGACTGAGCAGCATGGAAGCGCTGGTGCGCTGGATGCATCCCGAACGCGGCCTGGTGCCGCCGCTCGAATTCATTCCGATCGCGGAAGACACCGGGCTGATCCTGACCCTCGGCCGGCTCGTCATCGAAAAATCCTGCGCCCAGCTCGCGCAATGGAAAGCGCAAGGATTGCCAGTGGTGCCGGTGTCGATCAATGTCTCGGCCCTGCAATTCAATGAAGGCAATGTGCGTGAAATTCTCGCGGCCTGCATGGATGAGCATGGCATCGACCCTTCGCTGATCGGTGTCGAACTGACTGAATCCTGCATGGCAGGCGACGATGAAAAGGTTTCCGGCGAACTGGATGGCTTGCGTTCGCTCGGCGTCAAGTTGCTGGTCGATGATTTCGGCACCGGTTATTCATCGTTGTCGCAATTGCAGCGCCTGAACGTGGACGTCTTGAAAGTCGACCGCGCATTCACCGTCACGCTCGACCATGGCGAAGAAGGCAAGGCCTTGTTCAAGGCGATTGTATCCATGGCCGATGCACTCGATATCTGCATCGTCGCCGAAGGCGTGGAAACCGCCGAACAACTCAGCGTATTGCAGGCGCTGGATTGCGATGAAGTGCAGGGGCATTTCGTATCGAAACCGGTGCCTGAGGGCGAAATGGCGGCGCTCATGCTCAAGCGATTCCTGTTTCCGCCGGCTGCAAGGCAACCTGCCGCCATGCCGATTTAA
- a CDS encoding DUF1294 domain-containing protein, translated as MENRRNNQRAPHKATTRGSGAAWLCVAAIAGLLAAAVYAAILSPVVAAAYAVFSLSAFVAYIIDKSAARNGNWRTPEKTLHLLALIGGWPGALLAQSLLRHKSSKRSFLMVFWLTVMLNCTALGWLLYSGSRAPA; from the coding sequence ATGGAAAATCGTCGAAACAATCAACGCGCGCCGCATAAGGCTACTACTCGCGGTAGCGGTGCTGCCTGGCTATGCGTTGCGGCCATCGCCGGCCTGCTTGCGGCGGCAGTGTATGCGGCGATTCTGTCGCCGGTGGTCGCAGCGGCGTATGCCGTGTTCAGCTTGAGTGCATTCGTCGCTTATATAATCGACAAGTCCGCTGCACGAAACGGGAACTGGCGCACGCCTGAAAAGACTTTGCACCTGTTGGCACTGATCGGTGGCTGGCCCGGAGCGCTGCTGGCGCAATCCCTGCTGCGGCACAAGTCCAGCAAGCGGTCTTTCCTCATGGTGTTCTGGCTGACCGTCATGCTCAACTGCACTGCACTAGGCTGGCTACTGTACTCGGGCTCCCGCGCGCCCGCATGA
- a CDS encoding Tim44 domain-containing protein has protein sequence MKKFLVTMLVAASALSVVVSEAQAKRVGGGGSIGKQSQSVSRQSAAPAQSQAAPAAAKPAAAAPAAAAKPASPWKGILGGALLGLGLGALLSHLGLGGAMASMISTLLMVALLAGAAYFIYRMVMRKRDGGMAAKNGMTPAYAGSSSGYTPEIGSRVEPVQPAALQAPLTASAGNVGDEAGEKASFSVPDGFDTVGFLRHAKTYFIRLQAAWDKADVNDLREFTSPEMFAEMKLQLQERGASANHTDVVSLDAELLGIETVGSDYMASVKFTGMIREMENAPAEPFTEVWNLSKPVAGSGGWILAGIQQVS, from the coding sequence ATGAAAAAGTTTTTGGTCACAATGCTGGTTGCCGCAAGTGCATTGTCGGTAGTTGTGTCCGAAGCCCAGGCCAAGCGCGTGGGCGGCGGCGGATCGATTGGCAAGCAGTCGCAAAGCGTGAGCCGGCAGTCGGCAGCTCCGGCGCAAAGCCAGGCCGCGCCAGCCGCTGCCAAACCCGCAGCAGCTGCCCCGGCAGCCGCAGCCAAACCGGCCAGCCCGTGGAAAGGCATACTCGGCGGCGCATTGCTCGGCCTGGGTCTGGGCGCGCTGCTGTCGCACCTTGGCCTTGGCGGCGCGATGGCCAGCATGATCAGCACCTTGCTGATGGTTGCGTTGCTGGCTGGTGCTGCGTACTTCATCTATCGCATGGTGATGCGCAAGCGTGATGGCGGAATGGCTGCAAAGAATGGCATGACGCCGGCCTACGCAGGGTCATCGAGCGGCTATACGCCGGAAATCGGTTCGCGTGTCGAACCGGTGCAGCCGGCAGCGCTGCAAGCTCCGCTCACCGCTTCCGCCGGCAATGTCGGCGATGAAGCCGGTGAAAAAGCAAGCTTCAGTGTGCCGGATGGCTTCGATACCGTAGGCTTCCTGCGCCATGCGAAGACTTACTTCATCCGTTTGCAGGCTGCATGGGATAAGGCCGACGTGAACGATTTGCGTGAATTCACTTCACCGGAAATGTTTGCCGAAATGAAACTGCAGTTGCAGGAACGCGGCGCATCGGCCAACCATACCGATGTGGTCTCGCTGGATGCCGAACTGCTTGGCATCGAGACCGTTGGCAGCGATTACATGGCGAGCGTGAAGTTCACCGGCATGATCCGCGAAATGGAAAATGCACCGGCAGAGCCGTTCACGGAAGTATGGAACCTGTCCAAGCCCGTCGCAGGCTCGGGCGGCTGGATCTTGGCCGGCATCCAGCAAGTGTCGTAA
- a CDS encoding EAL domain-containing protein — MTLQFDYKTALRVAPNLYLCLSKEFIIIDANDAYLQAVGRRREDIVGLHVGAAFPDNPAITEYRNLALLTESLERALKTGKADFISMIRYGVPCATAHGQTFEERYWSVIHTPILDADGKVEFLIQNPVDITDMLKLKQAAKKAELESNALLHVRGNIFRRSQALETKNRNLDAELTTLRRLFDHAPAFIAILRGPEHVFELANAAYHELFRKTDVIGKPIRDVLTETEARGYVDLLDRVYASGTEYVGHASQVIVQRGQDGPLEELYVDFIFQPIVEDDGRVSGIFVQGQDVSETMRTRDELRASNQRLRLALEGSGDGIWDWNIVRNEVTYSRRWKEMLGYGEEEISTSVDEWESRIYPDDREPTLFALQACLDGKDSSFSREYRLQCKDGSSKWMLSRAVVVARDSEGRPLRMTGTMTDVSEKRQSEERIWHHANFDALTGLPNRRLFRDRLENEVRKAQRSGKHVALLFIDLDRFKEVNDLLGHDIGDLLLTQAARRLGDCVRHSDTVARLGGDEFTVILTELDTMAHVEGIAQKILAALAEPFRLGKEVAYLSGSVGITMYPADAATPEELVRNADQAMYVAKQAGRNQFSYFTRSMQEEAHHRLRLSGDLRHALNAGQLKVHYQPVVDLTSGCIVKAEALLRWHHPGLGPVDPSRFIPLAEESGMIHDIGNWVFTQAAACSERWSKILGTPFQIGVNKSPVQFLSHSEDINWASYLRHVGLSGQSIAVEITEGLLLNASQTVADKLLEYRDAGMQVALDDFGTGYSSMAYLKKFDIDYLKIDQSFVRDMTVNEGDRAIAESIIMMAHRLGLKVIAEGIETQEQRDLLTAAGCDFGQGYLFSRPAPAEWFERMLIDQQHKTLPDTRDGMH, encoded by the coding sequence ATGACCCTACAGTTCGATTACAAAACCGCGTTGCGCGTGGCGCCCAATCTTTATCTGTGCCTGTCGAAGGAATTCATCATCATTGATGCCAATGACGCTTATCTGCAAGCGGTAGGCAGGAGGCGCGAAGATATCGTCGGGCTGCATGTCGGTGCAGCGTTTCCTGATAATCCTGCCATTACCGAGTACCGCAACCTTGCGCTGCTGACCGAGTCGCTTGAACGCGCATTGAAAACCGGCAAGGCCGATTTCATTTCCATGATCCGTTACGGCGTGCCTTGCGCAACGGCCCATGGACAGACCTTTGAAGAACGTTACTGGAGCGTTATCCACACGCCGATACTCGATGCCGATGGCAAGGTGGAATTCCTGATTCAGAATCCGGTGGACATTACCGATATGCTGAAACTGAAGCAGGCAGCCAAGAAAGCAGAACTGGAATCGAACGCGCTGTTGCATGTACGCGGCAACATATTCCGGCGCTCGCAGGCACTGGAAACCAAAAACCGCAACCTCGATGCGGAGCTGACGACCTTGCGCCGCCTGTTCGATCATGCGCCCGCGTTCATCGCCATTTTGCGCGGTCCCGAACATGTATTCGAACTGGCTAATGCCGCATACCATGAACTGTTCCGCAAAACCGATGTGATCGGCAAGCCGATACGCGACGTGCTCACCGAAACCGAGGCGCGCGGCTATGTCGACTTGCTCGACCGCGTGTATGCAAGCGGCACCGAATACGTCGGACATGCGTCGCAGGTCATCGTGCAGCGAGGCCAGGACGGACCGCTGGAAGAACTGTATGTCGATTTCATCTTCCAGCCCATTGTGGAAGACGATGGAAGGGTCTCGGGCATCTTCGTGCAGGGGCAGGACGTGAGCGAAACGATGCGCACACGCGATGAATTGCGCGCCTCCAATCAGCGCTTGCGGCTGGCGCTTGAAGGTTCGGGTGACGGCATCTGGGACTGGAACATCGTGCGCAACGAAGTGACGTATTCGCGCCGCTGGAAGGAAATGCTCGGGTATGGCGAAGAGGAGATTTCTACTAGCGTCGATGAATGGGAAAGTCGCATTTATCCGGACGATCGCGAACCGACCTTGTTTGCACTGCAAGCCTGCCTCGATGGCAAGGATTCATCCTTTTCGCGCGAATACCGGCTGCAGTGCAAGGATGGCAGCTCGAAATGGATGCTATCGCGCGCGGTGGTGGTCGCACGCGATAGCGAGGGCCGCCCGCTGCGCATGACAGGCACAATGACCGATGTGTCGGAAAAGCGGCAATCGGAGGAGCGGATCTGGCACCATGCCAATTTCGACGCGCTGACCGGCTTGCCGAACCGCCGCCTGTTTCGCGACCGGCTGGAAAACGAGGTCAGGAAAGCGCAGCGCAGCGGCAAACATGTGGCCTTGCTGTTCATCGACCTGGACCGCTTCAAGGAAGTGAACGACTTGCTCGGTCACGATATCGGCGACCTGCTGCTGACCCAGGCCGCACGGCGGCTGGGCGATTGCGTACGCCACTCGGATACCGTCGCGCGCCTGGGCGGCGATGAATTCACGGTGATCCTCACCGAGCTTGACACGATGGCGCATGTCGAAGGCATCGCGCAAAAGATCCTGGCGGCGCTTGCCGAGCCTTTTCGCCTCGGCAAGGAAGTTGCGTATCTGTCCGGCAGTGTCGGCATCACGATGTATCCGGCCGATGCCGCCACGCCGGAAGAATTGGTGCGCAACGCCGATCAGGCAATGTACGTCGCCAAGCAGGCGGGACGCAACCAGTTCAGTTATTTCACCCGTTCGATGCAGGAAGAAGCGCACCATCGGCTACGGCTGTCGGGCGACCTGCGGCATGCGTTGAATGCCGGCCAATTGAAAGTGCATTACCAGCCGGTCGTGGATCTGACGAGCGGCTGCATCGTCAAGGCCGAGGCATTGCTGCGCTGGCATCATCCGGGACTGGGCCCGGTCGATCCGTCGCGTTTCATTCCGCTGGCAGAGGAATCGGGCATGATCCATGACATCGGCAACTGGGTCTTTACCCAGGCCGCCGCGTGTTCCGAACGCTGGAGCAAGATACTCGGCACGCCGTTCCAGATCGGCGTCAACAAGTCGCCAGTGCAGTTTCTGTCACACTCGGAAGACATCAACTGGGCCAGCTATCTGCGCCATGTCGGATTGTCCGGACAAAGCATTGCCGTCGAAATCACCGAAGGCCTGTTGCTCAATGCGTCGCAGACAGTCGCCGACAAGCTGCTGGAATACCGCGACGCCGGCATGCAGGTCGCGCTTGACGACTTCGGAACAGGCTATTCGTCGATGGCTTACCTGAAAAAATTCGACATCGATTACCTGAAGATCGACCAGTCCTTCGTGCGCGACATGACGGTCAATGAAGGCGACCGTGCGATTGCCGAATCGATCATCATGATGGCGCACCGCCTGGGATTAAAAGTGATCGCCGAAGGCATCGAAACTCAGGAACAGCGCGACCTGCTCACCGCCGCCGGCTGCGACTTCGGACAGGGCTATCTGTTTTCCAGGCCGGCTCCGGCCGAATGGTTTGAACGCATGCTGATCGATCAACAGCACAAGACGTTGCCGGACACACGCGACGGCATGCATTGA
- a CDS encoding metallophosphoesterase gives MRVRSSAVVVVSMLALLHAYIGWRILPALPVPSLVEGVGIALLLLSCALVPAGMLAHVIVRPPLADRLSWAGMLVLGMFSSLFVLTLLRDLMLSASGLFGVHGAELTTWSAVAVPSLAALATLIGFFNARRVARVVDVEVPIDNLPEALHGFTIAQISDIHVGPTIKRGYLDAIVDRVNTLQADAVAVTGDLVDGSVRNLAPHTAPLARLAARHGAYFVTGNHEYYSNAHAWIDEVRRLGLTVLMNEHVVLPHDGAAVLLAGVNDFTAHHFDASHRSDPRAALAGAPADVGVKILLAHQPRSAPAAAEAGFDLQLSGHTHGGQFFPWNFFVPMQQPYVAGLNRLKKLWVYTSRGTGYWGPPKRFGAPSEITRVTLVRS, from the coding sequence ATGCGCGTGCGATCGTCTGCAGTTGTCGTGGTATCCATGCTGGCATTGCTGCATGCCTATATCGGCTGGCGCATTCTGCCGGCACTGCCTGTGCCTTCCTTGGTGGAGGGAGTCGGCATCGCATTGCTGCTGTTATCGTGTGCCTTGGTCCCTGCGGGTATGCTCGCACATGTCATTGTCCGCCCGCCGCTCGCGGATCGACTGTCGTGGGCCGGCATGCTGGTGCTCGGCATGTTTTCTTCATTGTTTGTACTCACTTTGCTGCGCGACCTGATGTTGTCGGCATCAGGTTTGTTTGGTGTGCATGGTGCTGAGCTGACGACATGGTCCGCAGTCGCCGTGCCTTCGCTGGCGGCATTGGCGACACTGATCGGTTTTTTCAACGCGCGGCGCGTGGCGCGGGTAGTGGATGTCGAAGTGCCCATCGACAACCTGCCAGAGGCTTTGCACGGCTTTACGATTGCGCAGATCAGCGATATCCATGTCGGGCCGACCATCAAGCGCGGCTACCTCGATGCGATCGTCGATCGCGTGAATACTTTGCAAGCCGATGCAGTTGCCGTCACTGGCGACCTGGTCGATGGCAGCGTGCGCAATCTTGCACCGCATACCGCGCCGCTGGCACGGCTGGCGGCACGTCACGGCGCATATTTTGTCACCGGCAATCATGAGTATTATTCGAATGCACATGCCTGGATCGATGAAGTGCGCAGGCTCGGCCTGACGGTACTGATGAATGAACATGTGGTCCTGCCGCATGACGGCGCTGCGGTGCTGCTCGCCGGCGTCAACGATTTCACCGCCCATCATTTCGATGCTTCCCATCGCAGCGATCCGCGCGCGGCATTGGCTGGCGCGCCCGCCGATGTCGGCGTCAAGATTTTGCTGGCGCATCAGCCGCGCAGTGCCCCGGCGGCAGCCGAAGCGGGCTTCGACCTCCAGTTGTCCGGTCATACGCATGGCGGGCAGTTTTTTCCGTGGAATTTTTTCGTGCCCATGCAGCAGCCGTACGTGGCAGGGCTCAACCGCTTGAAAAAGCTGTGGGTTTATACCAGCCGCGGCACCGGCTACTGGGGACCGCCGAAACGCTTCGGCGCGCCGTCCGAAATCACCCGCGTCACACTGGTTAGGTCATAA
- a CDS encoding AI-2E family transporter produces the protein MAVPSKSQLIILASYLLAGAALLLVLLKGLLAALFSGLLVYALVHVLSPPLARNISDHRARMLAVIILGSVIVLLLSLAVWGAISFFQSDAGNLGVLMQKMADIIEASRDQMPPWLKDSIPASAEAIRETITAWLRAHASQAQTIGQQAGRTVAHLLIGMAIGAMAALYDTTTPPNYKPLASALHARVVNLHSAFRQIVFAQVRIAAINAAFTAIYLVVVLPLAGIHLPLTKSMIAITFVAGLLPVIGNLISNTVIVIVGLSHSLSIALASLVFLIVIHKLEYFLNAKIIGAHINAKAWELLAAMLAMEAVFGLPGVIAAPVFYAYAKKELTDRGLV, from the coding sequence ATGGCCGTTCCTAGCAAGTCCCAGCTAATCATTCTTGCCTCCTATTTGCTGGCGGGAGCTGCATTGCTGCTGGTGCTGCTAAAAGGTTTGCTGGCGGCCCTGTTTTCCGGCCTGCTCGTGTATGCGCTGGTGCATGTGCTGTCGCCGCCGTTGGCGCGCAATATCAGTGACCACCGTGCGCGCATGCTGGCGGTGATCATCCTCGGCAGTGTGATCGTGCTGTTGCTGTCGCTTGCAGTCTGGGGGGCAATCAGCTTTTTTCAAAGCGATGCCGGTAACCTTGGCGTACTGATGCAAAAGATGGCCGACATCATCGAAGCCTCGCGCGACCAGATGCCGCCCTGGCTCAAGGACAGTATTCCGGCCAGCGCAGAAGCGATCCGCGAAACGATTACCGCCTGGCTGCGCGCCCATGCATCGCAGGCGCAAACAATCGGGCAGCAAGCCGGCCGTACTGTCGCCCATTTATTGATCGGCATGGCGATTGGCGCGATGGCGGCGTTGTACGACACCACCACGCCGCCCAATTACAAACCGCTCGCATCGGCCCTGCATGCGCGCGTGGTCAACCTGCATAGCGCCTTCCGCCAGATCGTGTTCGCCCAGGTGCGCATTGCCGCCATCAATGCCGCTTTTACCGCGATTTATCTGGTGGTGGTGTTGCCGCTCGCAGGTATTCATCTGCCGCTGACCAAGAGCATGATTGCGATTACCTTCGTCGCCGGCTTGCTGCCGGTGATCGGCAACCTGATTTCGAACACGGTGATCGTGATCGTCGGTCTGTCGCATTCACTGTCGATCGCATTGGCATCGCTGGTATTTTTGATCGTGATCCACAAGCTGGAATATTTTCTCAATGCGAAAATTATCGGCGCGCATATCAATGCGAAAGCATGGGAATTGCTCGCAGCAATGCTTGCCATGGAAGCGGTATTCGGATTGCCGGGGGTCATTGCCGCTCCGGTGTTTTATGCCTATGCGAAAAAAGAGCTCACCGATCGTGGCCTTGTTTGA